One Melospiza georgiana isolate bMelGeo1 chromosome 25, bMelGeo1.pri, whole genome shotgun sequence genomic window, tgtgccagcactgatctgcccccagctctgcacacagacattgctgctgcagctccagagaaggcaagaaaaggccatctctgcagaaaactttgctgggacATCCTTTAGTTCGTTTAAAGGAAGCAAGGGTATAGTCCCTCCTTGACACAGTCTGTGACCATAGGGATGgtagagagaaacaaaatgggAAATGGCATAAAAAGTGACCTTTCTTTGTGGacaagattaaaaaattaaataaaataaaaaaaccccataaccaaatgaacaaaaagtataaaaaattacttttattacaaATGATTGACAGAAATAGGCCACCACTTTAATATTTCCAAAACCATCCAGTCAGCAgtctcctcacagcagccttgagctcctggttcctcaggctgtagatgagggggttcaggagtggaggcaccaccgagtacagaactgacagggccagatccagggatggggaggacatggaggggggcttcaggtaggcaaaAACCCCAGTGCTGAGAAACAGggagaccacagccaggtgagggaggcaggtggaaaaggctttgtgccgtccctgctcagaggggatcctcagcacggccctgaagatctgcacataggtagcaacaatgaacacaaaacaaccaaatagtaaagaaatggaaaacacaaTGAGCCAAAATTCCCTGAggtaggatttggagcaggagagtttgaggatctgtgggatttcacagaagaactggcccagggcattgccatggcacaggggcagggaaaatgtattggctgtgtgcagcagtgaatagagaaaggcactgggccaggcagctgctgccatgtgggcacaagctctgctgcccaggagggtcccgtagtgcaggggtttgcagatggacacgtagcggtcgtagtACATGATGGTGAGAAGGGAAAGCTCTCATCCAATgaagaacataaagaaaaagatctgagcagcacatcctgtgtaggagatgtccctggtgtcccagagggaattgtgcat contains:
- the LOC131093454 gene encoding olfactory receptor 14J1-like; amino-acid sequence: LHYGTLLGSRACAHMAAAAWPSAFLYSLLHTANTFSLPLCHGNALGQFFCEIPQILKLSCSKSYLREFWLIVFSISLLFGCFVFIVATYVQIFRAVLRIPSEQGRHKAFSTCLPHLAVVSLFLSTGVFAYLKPPSMSSPSLDLALSVLYSVVPP